A genomic window from Candidatus Andeanibacterium colombiense includes:
- a CDS encoding caspase family protein produces MVRIEPAFYYATKVAIDSRMITKPFQPKRIVIYAVGLENYHSRDTGQIPPVRYARDDAQAFVAAMRDLWAANVEEFEVTTLVDAEASLTRIRDDLGYIIRGLDADDLFIFYYAGHGFHGAGGNRLTAADTNISSLENTTALVRDTIINPLEASACEHSLLFIDACAADLMDGFTIRDVISSMAPAEYAAFLKSSEYSAVFLSCKPKEKSFSCHTLKHGVWTWHLIQALLGKADDAIDAQRWVTDASLRNYLTTNVAKYVRDVMGMKGTQTPQAWITATGSVPIRHVPAVTVPPPLTDLSGFVLVPTRTTLSVENGGIIKQLRGFRSGNVVPTGHTSGARSFVKKLLAEDVAGEGRQFLKSIQDETGLRLGDLQVAEDLGAYGIVAREFELEIYGDQDQNDPGRWQISTSIELGDAWKSLGDELDSALGLAFKTVEVGIERPSQTRAELVDLMEDLKETFGGTVTDEGSTISFSSAELKFEIDLSRLVARLRLHRKYSLLDALEEARRWHMPIAD; encoded by the coding sequence ATGGTACGCATCGAACCAGCTTTTTACTATGCGACGAAAGTTGCTATCGATTCCCGCATGATCACCAAACCTTTCCAGCCCAAACGAATCGTGATCTACGCCGTCGGCCTCGAAAATTATCATAGCCGCGATACGGGACAGATTCCGCCTGTCCGCTACGCCAGGGATGACGCCCAGGCGTTCGTCGCGGCGATGCGCGATTTGTGGGCCGCGAATGTCGAAGAGTTCGAGGTAACGACCCTCGTCGACGCTGAGGCGAGTTTGACTCGGATCCGCGACGATCTCGGTTACATTATCCGGGGTCTCGACGCCGATGACCTGTTCATCTTCTACTATGCTGGTCATGGCTTCCACGGCGCAGGCGGTAACCGCCTGACCGCCGCGGACACGAATATCTCCTCTTTGGAGAATACCACTGCACTGGTTCGCGACACGATCATCAATCCGCTGGAGGCTAGCGCCTGTGAGCATTCCTTGTTGTTCATCGACGCGTGCGCTGCCGACTTGATGGATGGCTTCACCATCCGCGATGTCATCTCGAGCATGGCTCCAGCCGAATATGCCGCGTTCCTCAAATCGTCCGAATACTCGGCGGTCTTTCTATCCTGCAAACCTAAGGAGAAGTCCTTTTCGTGCCACACGCTGAAGCACGGCGTTTGGACTTGGCACCTCATTCAGGCGCTGCTCGGTAAGGCCGACGATGCGATTGACGCCCAGCGTTGGGTGACCGACGCGTCTCTGCGCAACTACCTGACCACGAATGTCGCCAAATATGTTCGCGACGTAATGGGAATGAAGGGAACGCAGACGCCGCAGGCCTGGATTACTGCCACCGGCAGCGTTCCCATTCGACACGTCCCGGCTGTAACCGTGCCACCGCCACTGACAGACTTGTCCGGCTTTGTCCTAGTGCCGACGCGGACAACGCTTTCGGTCGAAAACGGCGGCATCATCAAGCAACTCCGTGGTTTCCGCTCGGGCAATGTCGTTCCGACAGGTCACACTTCTGGAGCGCGTAGTTTCGTGAAGAAATTGCTGGCCGAGGATGTCGCCGGCGAGGGGCGCCAGTTCCTAAAAAGCATTCAGGACGAGACCGGCCTTCGCCTCGGTGATCTTCAGGTAGCGGAGGACCTCGGAGCTTACGGCATCGTCGCTCGGGAGTTCGAACTCGAAATCTATGGCGACCAGGATCAAAACGATCCGGGTCGCTGGCAAATTTCGACTAGCATCGAGCTCGGCGACGCGTGGAAATCGCTCGGCGACGAGTTGGACAGCGCCTTGGGCCTCGCGTTCAAGACCGTCGAGGTTGGGATCGAGCGCCCCTCCCAAACACGCGCTGAGCTGGTCGATCTCATGGAGGATCTGAAGGAGACCTTTGGCGGCACCGTCACCGATGAGGGCTCGACAATTTCGTTCTCAAGCGCCGAATTGAAGTTCGAAATCGATCTATCCCGCCTCGTCGCGCGGTTGCGGCTCCATCGGAAATATTCACTGCTGGATGCTCTGGAGGAGGCCCGGCGCTGGCACATGCCGATTGCCGATTGA
- a CDS encoding tyrosine-type recombinase/integrase, translated as MPRKPTRLEPYTDLKHPWETARDAAGLPGLRLHDLRHSAASFMINAGIDLFAVGRILGHADHQSTMRYSHLANDTLMQAVEAGAAKLNVDWAGAGG; from the coding sequence ATGCCTCGTAAGCCGACACGTCTTGAACCCTACACCGATCTCAAGCATCCGTGGGAGACGGCAAGGGATGCGGCTGGGCTCCCCGGTCTGCGGCTTCACGATCTCAGGCACTCGGCCGCCTCGTTCATGATCAATGCCGGGATCGATCTTTTCGCCGTGGGCCGCATTCTAGGCCATGCGGATCACCAGTCGACGATGCGCTACAGCCATCTGGCGAACGATACGCTCATGCAGGCGGTCGAGGCGGGAGCGGCCAAGCTCAATGTCGATTGGGCAGGGGCGGGAGGCTAG
- a CDS encoding excalibur calcium-binding domain-containing protein has protein sequence MALGGLRLRLHLIAPCPSLIFPARQAKQTQTGTGDPASMHRVFTSRRYAADMTFRQPLRAVPVKPGTRYRSRAAKKTRNQVATYLGGAALLGAVLGTASIATAPGGFNTLASAAKPIAVSLGLIRARAPQEGDYWPGCNAARAAGTTPIYIGEPGYREGMDGDGDGVACEPYRGM, from the coding sequence ATGGCGCTGGGCGGTCTCCGTCTTCGCCTGCATCTGATTGCACCCTGCCCCTCCCTTATCTTTCCTGCGCGGCAGGCGAAGCAGACCCAGACCGGAACCGGTGATCCTGCCAGCATGCACCGGGTGTTTACCAGCCGCCGGTATGCTGCGGACATGACCTTTCGCCAACCCCTCCGTGCGGTTCCAGTTAAACCGGGCACGCGCTATCGGTCGCGTGCCGCGAAGAAGACGCGCAATCAGGTCGCGACTTATCTTGGCGGTGCTGCACTGTTAGGCGCCGTCCTGGGCACGGCCAGTATCGCCACAGCACCCGGTGGCTTCAACACGCTGGCGAGCGCTGCAAAACCGATCGCGGTGTCGCTGGGCCTAATACGTGCCCGAGCACCACAGGAAGGGGACTACTGGCCCGGCTGTAATGCCGCGCGCGCGGCTGGTACCACTCCCATCTATATCGGCGAGCCGGGCTATCGCGAAGGCATGGATGGTGATGGCGACGGTGTCGCCTGCGAACCCTATCGCGGGATGTGA